CCACCATCGGCCAAATTCTGCTGGTGATCGGCATGGCCGTTCTGGCCGCATGGAATCCCGCCTCGCAGGCGGCGAAACTGTCTCCCGCAAACGCTTTGAGGCACCACGAATGAAAACCTCTCCCACGATGCTCGGCTCCTTGGCCGTCTTGGCGCTTTCCGCCGCGGGCCTTTGCGCGGATCCGACCGGCGCGAAAATCCTGCAGGCTTTGGAGGCCAACGAATCCATGCGATCGGACATCCACTCCCAGGTGGCCATCACGGAAAATCGCGTGGGGCAGGGTGCCAAGTCCATGAAGTGCGAATATTTCCGCCGCGACGCCGACAAATCCTTCGTGATCTCCATCACCGCGCCGGAATCCGATCGCGGCAACGGCTACCTGCGCCAGGGCGACCACTTCTGGATGTACCGGCGCAACACGCGCACCTTCCAGCACGTGAACCGCGACGAGAGCATCGGCGGATCGGATGCCAAGGGCCAGGACTTCGAGAGCCGGCCGCTCACCCAGATGTACGCCCCGACCAAGGATGCCCAAGGCAAGGAGCTTCTGCGCGCTGATACCGTGGGCGGAGTTCCCTGCTGGCGGTTG
This DNA window, taken from Fibrobacterota bacterium, encodes the following:
- a CDS encoding outer membrane lipoprotein-sorting protein, which encodes MKTSPTMLGSLAVLALSAAGLCADPTGAKILQALEANESMRSDIHSQVAITENRVGQGAKSMKCEYFRRDADKSFVISITAPESDRGNGYLRQGDHFWMYRRNTRTFQHVNRDESIGGSDAKGQDFESRPLTQMYAPTKDAQGKELLRADTVGGVPCWRLEVRAIVSDVDYPKKTMWVRQSDLLLAKDQSFSSQGTLMRTGYYTKYQLVAERQVPMRQVHVDEVEKGNRTLVDLSDIKVGKLDPTIFSKAWLESRSK